In Carya illinoinensis cultivar Pawnee chromosome 9, C.illinoinensisPawnee_v1, whole genome shotgun sequence, the following are encoded in one genomic region:
- the LOC122275310 gene encoding serine/threonine-protein kinase-like protein CCR1: MQILPTLSGLSQSLPLFPLLLLLCSITASGFGSMGPISASFGDGGFFCAIDASGKQNVICWGKNSSFSSPSSSSTSPYFNSIPAMAALSGGEGYLCGILANTSQVYCWSPTGSGIDLVPAVYRTTAYSHIAAGKNHVCAIRGSYYSAHNSGTVDCWEIVKNTNNSLTSKQSTLFYDQSISSLVFNKVVSGEGFSCGGVREGGIVCWGPNSASVGISGVSENFLLLASGRRSLCGILEMSNEVKCWADNDSHVSPPVGIQFVSLTAGANHFCGIRGDNHGVECWGIFNSSSVPKGSGFMTIASSDFLTCGIREDDLVLNCWFVNSPSPLDLDPPLELCSPGLCTPGPCSKGQFAYNASVLNELDLTSLCVRKDLMICSPCASNCSEGFFLSSSCTENADRVCTACSLCQNSSCWEICQLQSSRKMQHKDWHHLRKLVLIIGSSVSGLLFISVGLCLLPRVIATRKEEGTKRQFKSCMGKPEFETDAIDDSQPLPVVPCPGMAQVFRLSELKDATNGFKEFNELGRGSYGFVYKAVLADGRQVAVKRANAATIIHSNNRDFDMELEILCKIRHCNIVNLLGYCSEMGERLLVYEFMPHGTLHDHLHGGLSPLNWSLRSKILMQAARGLEYLHKELVPPNAHRDVKTSNILLDSEWGARISDFGLITPNDKDLSGDLGSDVYNFGIVLLEVLSGRKAYDRDCTPPSIVEWAVPLIRQGKAAAIFDRYVTLPRNVESLLKLADMAELAVRENPRERPSMSDLASWLEQIVKDDLTL, translated from the coding sequence ATGCAAATTCTTCCCACCCTTTCTGGGCTTTCTCAATCTCTACCTCTTTTCCCACTTCTTCTGCTTCTTTGCTCCATTACTGCATCTGGGTTCGGATCAATGGGACCCATCTCCGCCTCATTCGGCGACGGTGGTTTCTTTTGCGCCATTGACGCCAGCGGCAAGCAGAATGTTATTTGTTGGGGAAAGAACAGTTCTTTTTCATCACCATCAtcgtcttcaacctctcccTATTTCAACAGCATTCCCGCAATGGCAGCTCTGTCCGGTGGTGAAGGTTATCTATGTGGTATTTTAGCTAACACTTCACAAGTGTATTGTTGGAGCCCAACCGGTTCAGGTATAGATCTTGTACCAGCGGTATATCGAACCACTGCTTATTCGCATATAGCCGCGGGCAAGAATCATGTTTGTGCTATTAGGGGCTCTTATTACTCTGCTCACAATTCGGGTACAGTTGACTGTTGGGAAATTGTGAAAAACACTAATAATAGTTTGACTTCTAAACAGAGTACCCTGTTCTACGACCAGTCTATTAGCAGCCTTGTTTTTAACAAAGTTGTTTCCGGTGAAGGATTCAGTTGTGGTGGGGTTAGAGAAGGAGGGATTGTTTGTTGGGGGCCAAACTCAGCAAGTGTGGGCATTTCTGGTGTATCGGAGAATTTCCTACTCTTAGCTTCAGGGAGACGTTCTCTTTGTGGGATTTTGGAAATGTCTAATGAGGTGAAATGCTGGGCTGATAATGATTCGCATGTTTCTCCTCCCGTCGGGATTCAGTTTGTGTCTTTGACTGCTGGTGCTAACCATTTTTGCGGTATTCGCGGTGACAATCATGGGGTAGAGTGTTGGGGAATCTTTAATTCGTCTTCGGTGCCAAAGGGCTCTGGGTTTATGACAATAGCTTCGTCTGATTTTCTTACTTGTGGTATTAGAGAGGATGATTTGGTTCTTAATTGCTGGTTTGTTAATTCCCCCTCGCCCCTTGATCTTGATCCTCCATTGGAATTGTGCAGTCCAGGTCTTTGTACTCCCGGTCCTTGTAGTAAAGGGCAATTTGCTTACAATGCAAGCGTTCTTAATGAGCTGGACTTGACAAGTTTATGTGTTCGGAAAGATCTAATGATTTGTTCACCTTGTGCATCGAATTGTTCTGAGGGTTTCTTCTTGTCTAGTTCATGTACTGAGAATGCTGACAGAGTATGTACTGCTTGCTCTCTTTGCCAGAATAGCTCTTGTTGGGAAATTTGCCAACTTCAATCATCTCGTAAGATGCAGCACAAAGATTGGCATCACTTGCGTAAATTAGTGCTCATCATTGGGTCTTCTGTTTCAGGTTTGTTATTCATATCAGTTGGCTTGTGTCTTCTTCCCCGTGTGATTGCCACCCGGAAAGAAGAGGGAACAAAACGACAATTTAAATCTTGCATGGGCAAACCAGAATTCGAAACTGACGCTATTGATGATTCACAGCCTCTTCCTGTGGTTCCCTGTCCTGGGATGGCTCAAGTTTTCCGGCTCTCAGAGCTAAAAGATGCAACTAATGGGTTCAAGGAGTTTAATGAGCTAGGCAGGGGAAGTTATGGTTTTGTTTATAAAGCTGTTCTAGCAGATGGGCGTCAAGTTGCGGTCAAGAGGGCAAATGCTGCCACAATAATTCACTCAAACAACCGTGACTTTGACATGGAGTTGGAAATACTTTGCAAAATCCGGCATTGTAATATTGTGAACTTGTTAGGTTATTGTTCAGAGATGGGAGAGAGGTTGCTCGTATACGAGTTTATGCCACATGGGACACTTCATGACCATCTCCATGGTGGGCTTTCTCCTCTGAATTGGAGTCTCCGTTCGAAGATTTTAATGCAGGCTGCAAGGGGACTTGAGTACCTGCACAAGGAACTTGTGCCTCCAAATGCCCACCGGGACGTCAAGACTTCAAACATTCTTTTAGATTCAGAATGGGGGGCGAGGATTTCGGACTTTGGTCTTATTACCCCAAATGATAAGGATCTCAGTGGAGATTTAGGAAGTGATGTTTACAACTTTGGGATTGTACTGCTAGAAGTTCTCAGCGGAAGGAAAGCATATGACAGGGACTGCACACCTCCAAGTATAGTCGAGTGGGCTGTGCCCTTAATTAGACAAGGCAAAGCAGCTGCCATATTTGATCGGTATGTGACGCTTCCAAGAAATGTTGAGTCTCTGCTTAAACTCGCTGACATGGCTGAGCTCGCCGTGAGGGAAAATCCTAGGGAGCGTCCTTCCATGTCAGATTTGGCATCTTGGCTGGAGCAAATTGTCAAAGATGATTTGACCTTGTAG
- the LOC122277502 gene encoding putative serine/threonine-protein kinase yields the protein MKLSCTSCFSSSSGTDVSRREEQDQGNFRVFSYNELRSATTDFHPSNKIGEGGFGSVYKGRLRDDSFVAVKVLSIELDSMRGEREFIAEIASLSDIKHENLVTLRGCCVDGANRYVVYDYMENNSLAHILHGGEQKRLSFSWEARRDISLGVARALSFLLEESEPHIIHRDIKPSNILLDKKFTPKVSDFGLSKLLRDNRTHVSTRVAGTLGYLAPEYAISGHLTRKSDVYSFGVLLLEIVSGRPAVDFRVDYKDQLLVQKAWEAYKATELINLVDPKLERNFPEAEAVKFLKVGLLCAQENLRLRPLMSEVVKMLTSETDLLDVQISEPGKVSDFSNIRTRQTPLSEVSSSSSGISNMWSTSVNLGR from the exons ATGAAGCTCTCCTGCACAAGTTGCTTCTCTTCATCATCAGGAACGGACGTGAGCAGGCGCG AAGAACAAGATCAAGGTAATTTCCGGGTGTTCTCTTATAACGAACTAAGATCTGCCACTACCGACTTCCATCCCTCGAACAAGATTGGAGAAGGCGGCTTTGGGTCTGTCTACAAG GGCCGGCTGCGAGATGACTCATTCGTGGCTGTAAAAGTGCTCtcaatcgaactcgactcgatgCGAGGTGAGCGAGAGTTTATAGCTGAAATAGCATCACTTTCCGACATCAAACATGAAAATCTCGTTACCCTTCGAGGATGTTGTGTTGATGGAGCTAATAGATATGTTGTCTACGACTACATGGAAAACAACAGCCTTGCCCACATCTTACATG GTGGAGAGCAGAAGAGGCTGAGCTTTAGTTGGGAAGCAAGGAGGGATATTTCGCTAGGAGTGGCTCGAGCACTATCCTTTCTACTTGAGGAGTCTGAACCCCACATTATCCACAGAGATATTAAGCCCAGCAATATACTTCTTGACAAGAAATTCACACCAAAAGTCTCCGATTTTGGTTTATCAAAGCTACTCAGAGATAACCGTACCCATGTTAGTACTCGTGTTGCAGGGACATT agggtatCTTGCTCCAGAATATGCCATCAGCGGACATTTGACACGAAAATCAGATGTTTACAGCTTCGGAGTGCTGCTCTTAGAGATCGTCAGCGGGCGGCCTGCCGTGGATTTCCGCGTTGACTATAAGGATCAGCTGCTAGTTCAGAAG GCATGGGAAGCCTACAAGGCTACAGAACTTATAAACTTGGTGGATCCGAAACTCGAAAGGAACTTTCCGGAGGCAGAAGCCGTCAAATTCTTAAAGGTGGGACTGCTGTGTGCGCAAGAAAACTTGAGGCTCCGGCCACTGATGTCGGAGGTAGTCAAGATGTTGACAAGTGAGACGGATCTCCTAGATGTTCAGATTTCAGAACCTGGGAAAGTTTCAGATTTCTCGAATATTAGAACGCGGCAAACGCCATTGTCGGAGGTGTCAAGTTCCTCTTCTGGGATATCCAATATGTGGAGTACTTCGGTAAATCTTGGCAGATGA